In Acholeplasma equirhinis, the following proteins share a genomic window:
- the glgB gene encoding 1,4-alpha-glucan branching protein GlgB — protein MGYTNEHVDLYLLGKNYLAYDFLGSHLNKNEQGEVVSTTFTVYAPNAKEVRLISSDNNFEGWKHVLTKIHPQGIWSITIPRNLEWVTYRYEIHLNNGKVLYKSDPFAYFAEERPANASKVYDIDGYQWHDQDWFRLKKKVYQEPMLIYEVHLGSWKRDHGKFRKYNEVVDDLISYVKEHGFTHIELMPIYEHPLDDSWGYQGTGFFAATSRYGVPKDLMYFIDRCHQAGIGVIIDWVLGHINKDSFGLHKFDGSYLYEFENKKVRENITWGTANLDFNKGITKSFMLSALNFWVDYFHVDGFRIDAVSNLIYHLGNKDMGENSGAIQFVKEISNHLFAKDDRIIFAAEDSTDYPRVTWPTDVGGLGFNYKWNMGFMNDTLKYFKEDPIHRKYHHDKITFGLVYAFNEQFILPFSHDEVVHMKGTLLTRMPGTYEDRFRNWRLLMTLYMTHPGKKLLFMGQEFAQVAEWDFKKELDWNLLQYPIHDAAKRYFRDLALVYRHHDALYRYDHNEKGFKWLIVDHRDSSVFAYLRSSDLEDLVVVLNMTPVFYDHYEIGVPFDGYYEEILNSDKDIYAGGNQYNGALIKAIPEGRNGQPYHIKVKLGSLTGLILRHKK, from the coding sequence ACTATTTAGCATATGATTTTTTAGGTTCACATTTGAATAAAAATGAGCAGGGTGAAGTTGTATCAACAACATTCACAGTTTATGCACCAAACGCTAAAGAAGTTAGACTCATCTCAAGTGATAATAACTTTGAAGGTTGGAAACATGTTTTAACTAAAATTCACCCTCAAGGTATATGGTCAATCACGATTCCAAGAAATTTAGAATGGGTAACATACCGATATGAAATTCATTTAAATAACGGAAAAGTACTTTACAAATCGGATCCATTTGCTTATTTTGCAGAAGAAAGACCTGCAAATGCATCTAAAGTATATGATATCGATGGATATCAATGGCATGATCAGGATTGGTTTAGGTTAAAGAAAAAAGTTTATCAAGAACCAATGTTGATCTATGAAGTTCACTTAGGTTCATGGAAACGAGATCATGGTAAATTTAGAAAATATAACGAAGTTGTAGATGATCTAATCTCATATGTAAAAGAACATGGTTTTACTCATATTGAATTAATGCCAATATATGAGCATCCGTTAGATGATTCATGGGGCTATCAAGGTACAGGATTCTTTGCAGCAACATCACGTTATGGTGTACCAAAAGATTTAATGTATTTTATTGATCGTTGTCATCAAGCAGGAATTGGTGTCATTATTGACTGGGTTTTAGGTCATATCAATAAAGATAGTTTTGGATTACATAAATTTGATGGTTCATATTTATATGAATTTGAAAACAAAAAAGTGAGGGAAAATATCACTTGGGGTACCGCAAATTTAGATTTTAATAAAGGTATTACGAAAAGTTTTATGTTATCTGCTCTAAATTTTTGGGTAGATTACTTCCATGTAGATGGATTTAGAATTGATGCAGTCTCTAATTTAATTTATCACCTTGGAAATAAAGATATGGGTGAAAATAGCGGAGCAATTCAATTTGTAAAGGAAATTTCAAATCATTTATTCGCAAAAGATGACAGAATCATTTTTGCTGCAGAAGATTCAACAGATTATCCTAGAGTAACTTGGCCAACAGATGTTGGAGGGCTTGGATTTAATTATAAATGGAATATGGGGTTCATGAATGATACTTTAAAATATTTTAAAGAAGATCCGATTCATAGAAAGTATCATCACGATAAGATTACATTTGGTTTAGTTTACGCGTTCAATGAACAATTCATTTTGCCATTTAGTCATGATGAAGTTGTTCATATGAAAGGTACATTATTAACAAGAATGCCAGGAACATATGAAGATAGGTTTAGAAACTGGCGATTATTAATGACACTTTATATGACTCATCCAGGTAAGAAATTACTATTTATGGGTCAAGAATTTGCACAAGTTGCAGAATGGGATTTTAAAAAAGAATTAGATTGGAATTTACTTCAATATCCAATTCATGATGCTGCAAAAAGATATTTTAGAGATTTAGCTTTAGTTTATCGTCATCACGATGCATTATATCGATATGACCACAATGAAAAAGGATTTAAATGGTTAATTGTTGATCACAGAGATTCTTCAGTATTTGCATATCTTAGAAGTAGTGATTTAGAGGACTTGGTAGTTGTTTTAAATATGACACCAGTATTTTATGATCACTATGAAATAGGTGTACCTTTTGATGGTTATTATGAAGAAATATTAAATTCAGATAAGGATATTTATGCAGGTGGTAACCAATATAATGGTGCACTTATTAAAGCAATCCCTGAAGGTAGAAATGGCCAACCTTACCATATCAAAGTTAAATTAGGTAGTTTAACAG